A part of Pseudomonas sp. HR96 genomic DNA contains:
- a CDS encoding putative bifunctional diguanylate cyclase/phosphodiesterase, translated as MLDTAGNECFDRICRLAAAYFKVPTVLISLLDRDRQWFLGRVGFDLCETPLEQSFCAYTAQGERLMEIADASQDPRFCDNPLVTTPGGIRFYAGTPLRTRAGVAIGSLCLIDKQAHQLDDAERDLLVDLGAMVMQQIEQRHASLRHDQVSGLPNREQFASDLQDLARDALGERRSLVVVDALDMNWAHELTLAMGIRPFEDIIRCIARRLDQQLGQVASVYHIGVKRFAFIAPPQVQDFALFIETLVTSLREPTMVDGLPIRPMVRAGSVDFMVNPQVLKDIVRKAMYAAELSLSARQSWALYDPVQDAVHRRAFSLASDIGEAMATEQLYLMFQPRFAIPDGSQVSAEALLRWEHPKLGPISPVEFIPVLEKNSLVHEVTRWVIDTAIGKLAAWPAACASKLSLNLSPQDFEGHDIAGVLKRACSRYSIAPTRIEVEITEGEWLRSNPQVLAELGEIRALGMDVAIDDFGTGYSNFSYLHEIPANILKLDKSLVTALETDTRCQLIVSSIIDLSTKLGYRTVAEGMETFKCLQLLKSFGCDEAQGYFFSRPMVEYDFVAWSCASQFPLKQV; from the coding sequence TTGCTCGATACCGCAGGCAATGAATGCTTCGATCGAATCTGCCGCCTGGCCGCCGCCTATTTCAAGGTGCCGACCGTGCTCATCTCGCTGCTGGACCGTGACCGCCAGTGGTTTCTCGGCCGGGTCGGTTTCGACCTCTGCGAAACCCCGCTGGAGCAGTCGTTCTGCGCCTATACCGCGCAGGGCGAGCGGCTCATGGAGATTGCCGACGCCAGCCAGGACCCGCGCTTCTGCGACAACCCGCTGGTGACCACCCCCGGCGGTATCCGCTTTTACGCCGGCACGCCGCTGCGCACCCGCGCCGGCGTGGCCATTGGCTCGCTGTGCCTGATCGACAAGCAGGCGCATCAGCTCGACGATGCCGAGCGTGACCTGCTGGTGGACCTGGGCGCCATGGTCATGCAGCAGATCGAGCAGCGCCATGCTTCGCTGCGCCATGACCAGGTCAGCGGGCTGCCCAACCGCGAGCAGTTCGCCAGCGACCTGCAGGATCTGGCCCGCGACGCCCTCGGCGAGCGCCGCTCGCTGGTGGTGGTCGACGCCCTGGACATGAACTGGGCCCATGAGCTGACCCTGGCCATGGGCATCCGCCCGTTCGAAGACATCATTCGCTGCATCGCCCGGCGCCTGGACCAGCAGCTGGGCCAGGTCGCCTCGGTGTACCACATCGGGGTCAAGCGCTTTGCCTTCATTGCCCCGCCTCAGGTGCAGGACTTCGCCCTGTTCATCGAGACCCTGGTGACCTCGCTGCGTGAGCCGACCATGGTCGACGGCTTGCCGATCCGGCCGATGGTGCGCGCCGGCAGCGTCGACTTCATGGTCAACCCGCAGGTGCTCAAGGACATCGTGCGCAAGGCCATGTACGCCGCCGAACTGTCGCTCAGCGCCCGCCAGTCCTGGGCGCTGTACGACCCGGTGCAGGACGCCGTGCACCGACGGGCCTTCAGCCTGGCATCGGACATCGGCGAGGCCATGGCCACCGAGCAGCTGTACCTGATGTTCCAGCCACGCTTCGCCATTCCCGACGGCAGCCAGGTGAGTGCCGAGGCCCTGCTGCGCTGGGAGCACCCCAAGCTGGGGCCGATCTCGCCGGTGGAGTTCATCCCGGTGCTGGAAAAGAATTCGCTGGTGCACGAGGTGACCCGCTGGGTCATCGATACCGCCATCGGCAAGCTGGCGGCCTGGCCGGCGGCCTGCGCCAGCAAGCTGTCGCTGAACCTGTCGCCGCAAGACTTCGAAGGCCATGACATCGCCGGCGTGCTCAAGCGCGCCTGCAGCCGTTACAGCATCGCGCCGACGCGCATCGAGGTGGAAATCACCGAAGGCGAGTGGCTGCGCTCCAACCCCCAGGTACTGGCCGAACTGGGCGAGATCCGCGCGCTGGGCATGGACGTGGCCATCGACGATTTCGGCACCGGCTACAGCAACTTCTCCTACCTGCACGAAATCCCGGCCAACATCCTCAAGCTCGACAAATCACTGGTCACGGCGCTGGAAACCGACACCCGCTGCCAGCTGATAGTGAGCTCGATCATCGACCTGTCGACCAAGCTGGGCTACCGCACCGTGGCCGAAGGCATGGAGACCTTTAAGTGCCTGCAGCTGCTCAAATCGTTCGGCTGCGACGAGGCCCAGGGCTACTTCTTCTCCAGGCCCATGGTGGAATACGACTTCGTCGCCTGGAGCTGTGCTTCGCAGTTTCCGTTGAAGCAGGTTTAG
- a CDS encoding heavy metal response regulator transcription factor, producing the protein MHILLIEDDTKTGEYLKKGLGESGYNVDWTQHGADGLHLALETRYDLIVLDVMLPGIDGFQIIEVLRARQDVPVLFLTARDQLHDRIRGLELGADDYLVKPFSFTELLLRIRTILRRGAVREADHFHLADLELDLLRRRVTRQQQVITLTNKEFALLHLLLRREGDVLSRAQIASEVWDMNFDSDTNVVDVAVKRLRNKVDLPYPVKLIHTVRGIGYVCEVRPCALDAPLP; encoded by the coding sequence ATGCACATCCTGCTCATCGAAGACGACACGAAAACCGGCGAGTACCTGAAAAAGGGCCTCGGCGAATCCGGCTATAACGTCGATTGGACCCAGCATGGCGCCGATGGGTTGCACCTGGCCCTGGAAACCCGCTACGACCTGATCGTGCTGGACGTGATGCTGCCCGGCATCGACGGCTTCCAGATCATCGAAGTGCTGCGTGCGCGGCAGGACGTGCCGGTGCTGTTCCTCACCGCCCGCGACCAGTTGCACGACCGCATTCGCGGCCTGGAACTGGGCGCCGACGATTACCTTGTCAAGCCGTTCTCCTTTACCGAACTGCTGCTGCGCATTCGCACCATCCTGCGCCGCGGCGCCGTGCGCGAGGCCGATCACTTTCACCTGGCGGACCTGGAGCTCGACCTGCTGCGCCGCCGCGTCACCCGCCAGCAACAGGTGATTACCCTGACCAACAAGGAGTTCGCCCTGCTGCACCTGCTGCTGCGCCGCGAAGGCGACGTGCTGTCGCGGGCGCAGATCGCCTCCGAGGTGTGGGACATGAACTTCGACAGCGACACCAATGTGGTCGACGTCGCGGTCAAGCGCCTGCGCAACAAGGTCGACCTGCCCTACCCGGTCAAGCTCATCCACACTGTGCGCGGCATCGGCTACGTCTGCGAGGTTCGCCCATGCGCGCTCGACGCTCCCCTTCCCTGA
- a CDS encoding HAMP domain-containing sensor histidine kinase: MSSPNPSKGWRSSSSRLLALYSFLFVAWSSILMGVLYYEVSDYLASLAKHSLMQRQHLFMRFRGEALDEALAASETFDERAFDAYGLFDNELKPLGGQLRSVPRGLPLDNRIHELDDCIDSDDPKVPQSSCDATATRTHDGRWLVLVRDNGSLFAVTRIILHALLWGASLTILPGAAGWHLLRRRPIRRIRAIQASADAIVAGDLTRRLPLSDRRDELDMLAAIVNAMLDRIERLMMEVKSVSDNIAHDLRTPLTRLRAQLYRIQQQAPEDSQQALQLDEVIAETDTLMARFRGLLRISELEDHQRRSGFVKLAPRPLLHELYDFYLPLAEESEVHLHLHVQDDLPVLNGDHALLFEALGNLLSNSIKFTPPGGIVVLRATRVNDATVIEVSDSGPGIPEAEREAIFQRFYRTDDGSKYSGFGLGLSIVAAIVALHGFTLDVGGSDQGGARLTLHCRQSKALV, encoded by the coding sequence ATGTCATCGCCGAACCCCTCTAAGGGCTGGCGCTCCTCCAGCAGTCGACTGCTGGCGCTTTACAGCTTTCTGTTTGTGGCCTGGAGCAGCATTCTCATGGGAGTGCTGTATTACGAGGTGTCCGATTACCTGGCCAGCCTGGCCAAGCATTCGCTGATGCAGCGTCAACACTTGTTCATGCGCTTTCGCGGAGAGGCTCTGGACGAGGCGCTGGCCGCCAGCGAAACCTTCGACGAACGCGCCTTCGACGCCTATGGCCTGTTCGACAACGAGCTCAAGCCGCTGGGCGGCCAGCTGCGCTCGGTGCCCAGGGGGCTGCCGCTGGACAACCGCATCCACGAGTTGGACGACTGCATCGATTCGGACGACCCGAAAGTGCCGCAAAGCAGTTGCGATGCCACCGCCACCCGCACCCACGATGGGCGCTGGCTGGTGCTGGTGCGCGACAACGGTTCGCTGTTCGCGGTTACCCGCATCATTCTCCATGCATTGCTCTGGGGCGCCTCGCTGACCATCCTGCCCGGCGCGGCCGGCTGGCACCTGCTGCGGCGCCGGCCGATCCGGCGCATTCGGGCTATCCAGGCCAGTGCCGACGCGATCGTCGCCGGCGACCTGACGCGGCGCCTGCCGCTGTCCGATCGGCGCGACGAGCTGGACATGCTGGCGGCGATCGTCAATGCCATGCTCGACCGCATCGAACGCCTGATGATGGAGGTCAAGAGTGTCAGCGACAACATCGCCCACGACCTGCGCACGCCGCTGACACGCCTGCGCGCCCAGCTTTATCGCATCCAGCAGCAGGCGCCGGAAGACTCTCAGCAGGCCCTGCAACTGGACGAAGTGATCGCTGAAACCGACACCTTGATGGCGCGCTTTCGCGGCCTGCTGCGCATCTCCGAGCTGGAGGACCACCAGCGCCGCTCCGGCTTCGTCAAGCTGGCGCCGCGGCCGCTGCTGCACGAGCTGTATGACTTCTACCTGCCGCTGGCCGAGGAAAGCGAAGTGCACCTGCATTTGCACGTGCAGGATGACCTGCCAGTGCTCAATGGCGACCACGCCCTGCTGTTCGAGGCGCTGGGCAACCTACTGAGCAATTCGATCAAGTTCACCCCGCCGGGCGGCATCGTGGTGCTGCGCGCAACACGGGTCAACGACGCCACGGTGATCGAGGTCAGCGACAGCGGGCCGGGCATTCCCGAAGCCGAGCGCGAGGCGATCTTCCAGCGCTTCTACCGCACCGACGACGGCAGCAAGTACTCGGGCTTCGGCCTGGGCCTGTCGATCGTCGCGGCGATCGTCGCGCTGCACGGCTTCACTCTGGACGTAGGCGGCAGCGATCAGGGCGGCGCACGCCTGACCCTTCATTGCCGTCAAAGCAAGGCGTTGGTGTAA
- a CDS encoding methyl-accepting chemotaxis protein codes for MSTMQGNLRDTLQQISGSATQLASAAEELNVVTEEGSRALSQQNDEIEQAATAVNEMTAAVEEVASNAVNTSSASQQSSEAAMAGRERVRETVAAIQQMNSDVQVTSEQMRSLAEQSRDIGKVLDVIRAIAEQTNLLALNAAIEAARAGEAGRGFAVVADEVRALAHRTQQSTQEIESMVHGIQQGSGRAVESMQNSSDRAQGTLDVARSAGDALEEITRSIGEISERNLVIASAAEEQAQVAREVDRNLVNIRDLSVQSSAGAHQTSAASNELTRLAVELNSMVGRFKV; via the coding sequence ATGAGCACCATGCAGGGCAACCTGCGCGACACCCTGCAGCAGATCTCCGGCTCGGCCACCCAATTGGCGTCCGCCGCCGAGGAGCTCAACGTGGTGACCGAGGAAGGCTCACGTGCGCTGAGCCAGCAGAACGACGAAATCGAACAGGCCGCCACTGCGGTCAACGAGATGACCGCCGCCGTGGAAGAGGTGGCCAGCAACGCGGTGAACACCTCCAGCGCTTCGCAGCAGTCCAGCGAGGCAGCCATGGCCGGGCGTGAGCGCGTGCGCGAAACCGTCGCGGCCATCCAGCAGATGAACAGCGACGTGCAGGTCACCTCCGAGCAGATGCGCAGCCTGGCCGAGCAGAGCCGTGACATCGGCAAGGTGCTCGACGTGATTCGCGCCATCGCCGAACAGACCAACCTGTTGGCGCTCAACGCCGCCATCGAGGCTGCCCGCGCCGGTGAAGCCGGCCGTGGTTTCGCCGTGGTCGCCGACGAAGTCCGCGCGCTGGCCCACCGCACCCAGCAGTCGACCCAGGAGATCGAGAGCATGGTGCACGGCATCCAGCAAGGCAGCGGCCGCGCCGTGGAGTCGATGCAGAACAGCAGCGACCGCGCCCAGGGCACCCTGGATGTGGCCCGCAGTGCCGGCGACGCGCTGGAGGAAATCACCCGCAGCATCGGCGAGATTTCCGAGCGCAACCTGGTGATCGCCAGCGCCGCCGAAGAACAGGCGCAGGTCGCCCGCGAGGTCGACCGCAACCTGGTGAACATCCGCGACCTGTCGGTGCAATCCTCGGCCGGCGCCCACCAGACCAGCGCCGCCAGCAACGAGCTGACGCGGTTGGCGGTGGAGTTGAATTCGATGGTGGGCCGATTCAAGGTCTGA
- a CDS encoding cytochrome b/b6 domain-containing protein, translating to MAKRRIHSWPVRLTHWVNAFGMTCMFMSGWAIFNASPLFAFRFPKELTVGGWLGGALAWHFAVMWLLVINGLVYLVYGLASRHFKRDLLPVTPQAVKRDLVAALRFRLVHEKGVYNAVQRLMYWGVLAAGALIVVSGLAIWKPIQLQELVALLGGYDIARYVHFAAMAAIGAFVLVHLALVLMVPKTLLPMITGGTLDHD from the coding sequence ATGGCCAAGCGTCGCATTCACAGCTGGCCCGTGCGGCTCACGCACTGGGTCAATGCGTTCGGCATGACCTGCATGTTCATGAGCGGCTGGGCGATCTTCAACGCCTCGCCACTGTTCGCCTTCCGTTTCCCCAAGGAGCTGACAGTGGGCGGCTGGCTCGGTGGCGCGCTGGCCTGGCATTTTGCAGTGATGTGGCTGCTGGTCATCAATGGCCTGGTCTATCTGGTCTACGGCCTGGCCAGCCGGCACTTCAAGCGTGACTTGCTGCCGGTGACGCCACAGGCCGTCAAGCGCGACCTGGTGGCGGCCTTGCGCTTTCGCCTGGTCCACGAAAAGGGCGTGTACAACGCCGTGCAGCGCCTGATGTATTGGGGGGTGCTGGCGGCCGGGGCGCTGATCGTGGTGTCCGGGCTGGCGATCTGGAAGCCCATTCAATTGCAGGAGCTGGTGGCGCTGCTGGGCGGCTATGACATTGCCCGCTATGTGCACTTCGCCGCCATGGCGGCGATCGGCGCCTTCGTGCTGGTGCACCTGGCCCTGGTGCTGATGGTACCCAAGACTCTCCTGCCGATGATAACCGGTGGAACGCTCGATCATGACTGA
- a CDS encoding ATP-binding protein: MHFLTDSHGCEGWRGEMAGRIREFAWETTQLGPIEQWGQALSGAVQFLLGSPVPLVMLWGEPGYMLYNDAYSGFAGGRHPFLLGKPVEVGWPEVADFNRNVVNTCLAGGTLSYRSLQLQLFRNGQPEDVWMDLYYSPVPGDDGAPAGVMSIVVETTAHVLSERQRKVAEQSLRELTRHLEQRVNDEVQARSAAEEQLRQSQKLEAIGGLTGGVAHDFNNVLQVIAGNLHLLARQRADDEVIQRRVHSAVAAVERGAKLSAQLLAFARRQPLSPAVYNVHRLHDSLGELLQRALGETIHLQLSLPAEAWAIYVDRNQLENAVLNLAINARDAMQGEGIIQLTGRNLRLDEEFCQGKDIGPGEYVCLTVSDEGCGMSSEVLEHAFEPFYTTKPDGHGTGLGLSMVFGFVKQSGGHIEMLSTPGVGTTVHLYFARSHQPEAAEPAALEAAPAAVGARVLVVEDDPQVRETAVELLRQAGYKVQVAGNGDEALRLLETGEPIDLIFTDVVMPGRVKSADLAVWAKRQQPPVAVLFTSGHTRDIISDNHQLTPDTHLLSKPYSPQTLWSMVRAVLGSDQDPGDTHA, from the coding sequence ATGCATTTTTTGACCGACAGTCACGGCTGTGAAGGTTGGCGCGGCGAGATGGCCGGGCGCATCCGTGAGTTTGCCTGGGAGACCACCCAACTGGGGCCAATCGAGCAGTGGGGCCAGGCGCTCAGCGGTGCCGTGCAGTTCCTGCTGGGCTCGCCGGTGCCGCTGGTCATGCTGTGGGGCGAGCCGGGCTACATGCTCTACAACGACGCCTACTCCGGCTTTGCCGGGGGCCGCCATCCTTTTCTGCTGGGCAAGCCGGTGGAAGTCGGCTGGCCGGAAGTCGCCGATTTCAACCGCAACGTCGTCAACACCTGCCTGGCCGGCGGCACCTTGTCCTATCGCAGCCTGCAGCTGCAGCTGTTTCGCAACGGCCAGCCGGAAGATGTCTGGATGGACCTGTACTACAGCCCGGTGCCCGGCGATGACGGGGCCCCGGCCGGGGTCATGTCGATCGTGGTCGAGACCACCGCGCATGTGCTCTCTGAACGCCAGCGCAAGGTCGCCGAGCAGTCCCTGCGCGAGCTCACCCGCCACCTCGAGCAGCGCGTGAACGACGAAGTGCAGGCACGCTCGGCCGCCGAAGAACAACTGCGCCAGTCGCAGAAGCTGGAAGCCATCGGCGGCCTGACCGGCGGCGTCGCCCACGACTTCAACAACGTGTTGCAGGTGATCGCCGGCAACCTGCACCTGCTGGCCCGCCAACGCGCGGACGACGAGGTGATCCAGCGTCGGGTGCACTCGGCCGTGGCGGCGGTGGAGCGCGGCGCCAAGCTGTCCGCGCAACTGCTGGCCTTCGCCCGGCGCCAGCCGCTGTCGCCGGCGGTATACAACGTGCACCGGCTGCATGACAGCCTCGGCGAACTGCTGCAGCGCGCGCTGGGCGAGACCATCCACCTGCAACTGAGCCTGCCGGCCGAGGCCTGGGCCATTTACGTCGACCGCAACCAGCTGGAAAACGCCGTGCTCAACCTGGCGATCAATGCCCGTGACGCCATGCAAGGCGAGGGCATCATCCAGTTGACCGGGCGCAACCTGCGGCTGGACGAGGAATTCTGCCAGGGCAAGGACATAGGCCCAGGCGAATATGTGTGCCTGACGGTCAGCGACGAGGGCTGCGGCATGAGCAGCGAGGTGCTGGAGCATGCCTTCGAACCCTTCTACACCACCAAGCCCGACGGCCACGGCACCGGCCTGGGCTTGAGCATGGTGTTCGGTTTCGTCAAGCAGAGTGGTGGCCATATCGAGATGCTCAGCACCCCGGGAGTGGGCACCACGGTGCACCTGTACTTTGCCCGCAGCCATCAGCCCGAGGCGGCCGAGCCGGCGGCCCTGGAGGCCGCTCCGGCCGCCGTCGGCGCGCGGGTGCTGGTGGTCGAAGACGATCCCCAGGTGCGCGAGACCGCTGTCGAGCTGCTGCGCCAGGCCGGTTACAAGGTGCAGGTCGCCGGCAACGGCGACGAGGCCCTGCGGCTGCTGGAGACTGGCGAGCCGATCGACCTGATCTTCACCGACGTGGTGATGCCCGGCCGCGTCAAGAGCGCCGACCTGGCCGTCTGGGCCAAACGTCAGCAGCCTCCGGTTGCGGTCCTGTTCACCTCGGGCCACACTCGCGACATCATTTCCGACAACCATCAGCTCACCCCTGACACCCACCTGCTGAGCAAGCCCTACTCACCACAGACCCTCTGGTCGATGGTGCGCGCGGTACTCGGCAGCGACCAAGACCCTGGAGATACTCATGCCTGA
- a CDS encoding response regulator transcription factor, whose translation MTRVLTIEDDAVTAKEIVAELSSHGLQVDWVDNGREGLVKAVSGAYDVITLDRMLPELDGLAIVTTLRTIGVSTPILMISALSDVDERVRGLRAGGDDYLTKPFASDEMAARVEVLLRRKSTVTAADTSLKVADLELDLISREARRADQSLNLLPTEYKLLEFLMRNAGQILTRMMIFEEVWGYHFDPGTNLIDVHIGRLRKKIDPPGVAPLIKTVRGSGYVIAEPL comes from the coding sequence ATGACTCGCGTATTGACCATCGAAGACGATGCCGTGACAGCCAAGGAAATCGTCGCCGAACTCAGCAGCCACGGGCTGCAAGTCGATTGGGTTGACAACGGCCGTGAAGGCCTGGTCAAGGCCGTCAGCGGCGCCTACGACGTAATCACCCTGGACCGCATGCTGCCCGAGCTGGACGGCCTGGCCATCGTGACCACCTTGCGTACTATCGGCGTGTCCACGCCAATCTTGATGATCAGTGCGTTATCCGATGTCGACGAACGGGTGCGCGGCCTGCGCGCCGGTGGCGATGACTACCTGACCAAGCCGTTCGCCTCCGACGAGATGGCCGCCCGCGTTGAAGTGCTGCTGCGGCGCAAGAGCACCGTGACCGCCGCCGACACCTCGCTGAAGGTTGCCGACCTGGAGCTGGACCTGATCAGCCGCGAGGCACGCCGCGCCGACCAGTCCCTGAACCTGCTGCCCACCGAATACAAGCTGCTGGAATTCCTCATGCGCAATGCCGGGCAGATCCTCACCCGCATGATGATTTTCGAGGAAGTCTGGGGCTACCACTTCGACCCCGGCACCAACCTGATCGACGTGCACATCGGGCGCCTGCGCAAGAAGATCGATCCACCTGGCGTGGCCCCGCTGATCAAGACCGTACGAGGCTCGGGTTATGTCATCGCCGAACCCCTCTAA
- a CDS encoding response regulator transcription factor produces the protein MSLLYLSEEADPTLLRAFADGGWLVQAANTAEADWALQGGEYRFILLDLKAPQPELLQRCLAGAGPAVVLVLLAEGDRQARIDTLRGGAELCLSRPIAFVELQARLQALSREFSSTVNLGDSLLWLSPTRLLVGRGSRHQAVTVSEQRLLAILARNPGAVSRDLIEQHLWGDAQESRSALIERHVCNLRRKLAVLDAPNALQTLRGYGYSLRETVHLRMD, from the coding sequence ATGAGTCTGCTCTATCTCAGCGAAGAAGCTGACCCGACCCTGCTGCGCGCCTTCGCCGACGGCGGCTGGCTGGTTCAGGCGGCAAATACGGCGGAAGCCGACTGGGCCCTGCAGGGCGGCGAGTATCGCTTCATCCTGCTCGACCTCAAGGCGCCGCAGCCCGAGCTGCTGCAGCGCTGCCTGGCCGGCGCGGGCCCGGCGGTGGTGCTGGTGCTGCTGGCCGAAGGCGACCGCCAGGCGCGCATCGACACCCTGCGCGGCGGCGCCGAACTGTGCCTGTCGCGGCCGATTGCCTTCGTCGAACTGCAGGCGCGTTTGCAGGCCCTGTCCCGAGAGTTTTCCAGCACGGTGAACCTGGGCGACAGCCTGCTCTGGCTGTCGCCGACGCGGCTGCTGGTGGGCCGCGGCAGTCGCCACCAGGCGGTGACGGTGAGCGAGCAGCGCCTGCTGGCGATTCTTGCGCGCAACCCGGGCGCGGTCAGCCGCGACCTGATCGAACAGCACCTGTGGGGCGACGCCCAGGAATCACGCAGTGCGCTGATCGAACGGCACGTGTGCAATCTGCGGCGCAAACTGGCGGTGCTCGATGCGCCGAACGCGCTGCAGACCTTGCGCGGCTATGGCTACAGCCTGCGCGAGACTGTGCATCTGCGCATGGATTGA
- a CDS encoding heavy metal sensor histidine kinase, which yields MRARRSPSLTLRSTLAFALVAMLTVAGAGVYLYGSMKASMLLRSDHAVLARLDHFRKLLHYDLTLEKLQGSPQLFENMLDSEDDIFIIEQPGQPPVISVNPLQASLPDLPLVALDAPLSVADLRTGTSPAGAPLRAASVQTTSAGHPVKLTAAHIMVKELAMLGEFRQRIYLAMALAFALTALLGFILLRRGLRPLRQMAAHASDITPARLHSRLSSTDTPVELQQVSAAYNAMLDRLADGYQRLTQFSADLAHEIRTPVGSLMGHCQVALRQARSVDEYQALLASNLEELERISRMVESILFLARADEPQAVLERQPLDGHAELLRVAEYFEGLAEERQISLRIGGQATLSADPLLLRRALGNLVANAIRYADPASEVLVEVAANAQGCRIQVLNQGPALPAAALGRLFDRFYRGDASRHQHSDSNGLGLAIVAAIMHLHGGSVSVEQPQPGLIAFALDFPQPASAG from the coding sequence ATGCGCGCTCGACGCTCCCCTTCCCTGACCCTGCGCTCGACCCTGGCGTTCGCCCTGGTGGCGATGCTCACCGTTGCCGGTGCCGGGGTCTATCTGTATGGCTCGATGAAAGCCTCGATGCTGCTGCGCAGCGACCACGCCGTGCTGGCCCGGCTCGACCACTTTCGCAAGCTTCTGCATTACGACCTGACCCTGGAAAAGCTGCAGGGCAGCCCGCAACTGTTCGAGAACATGCTCGACAGCGAGGACGACATCTTCATCATCGAGCAGCCCGGGCAACCCCCGGTGATCAGCGTCAACCCGCTGCAGGCGAGCCTGCCGGACCTGCCGCTGGTGGCCTTGGACGCGCCCCTGAGCGTGGCTGACCTGCGCACCGGAACCTCCCCTGCCGGGGCGCCGCTGCGCGCTGCCAGCGTGCAGACCACCTCCGCCGGGCACCCGGTGAAGCTCACGGCCGCGCACATCATGGTCAAGGAACTGGCCATGCTCGGCGAGTTCCGCCAGCGCATCTACCTGGCCATGGCGCTGGCCTTCGCCCTCACCGCCCTGCTCGGCTTCATTCTCCTGCGCCGCGGCCTGCGGCCGTTGCGGCAGATGGCCGCGCACGCGTCCGACATCACCCCGGCGCGCCTGCACAGCCGCTTGAGCAGCACCGACACCCCGGTCGAGCTGCAACAGGTCAGCGCCGCCTACAATGCCATGCTCGACCGCCTGGCTGATGGCTATCAGCGCCTGACACAGTTCTCCGCCGACCTGGCCCACGAGATCCGCACGCCGGTCGGCTCGCTGATGGGCCACTGCCAGGTTGCCCTGCGCCAGGCACGCAGCGTCGACGAATACCAGGCACTGCTGGCTTCCAACCTGGAAGAGCTCGAACGCATCTCGCGCATGGTCGAGAGCATTCTGTTCCTGGCCCGTGCCGACGAGCCGCAAGCCGTGCTCGAGCGCCAGCCGCTGGATGGCCACGCCGAGCTGCTGCGGGTGGCCGAGTACTTCGAGGGGCTGGCCGAAGAGCGCCAGATCAGCCTGCGCATCGGCGGCCAGGCGACCCTCAGCGCCGACCCGTTGCTGCTGCGCCGGGCCCTGGGCAACCTGGTGGCCAACGCCATTCGCTACGCCGATCCGGCCAGCGAGGTGCTTGTCGAAGTCGCCGCCAATGCCCAGGGTTGCCGCATCCAGGTGCTCAACCAGGGCCCTGCGCTGCCAGCCGCTGCGCTGGGCCGGCTGTTCGACCGCTTCTACCGCGGCGATGCCTCGCGCCACCAGCATTCGGACTCCAATGGCCTGGGCCTGGCCATTGTCGCAGCGATCATGCACCTGCACGGCGGCAGCGTCAGCGTCGAACAGCCGCAGCCGGGGCTGATCGCCTTTGCCCTGGACTTTCCACAACCGGCCTCTGCCGGGTAG
- a CDS encoding SRPBCC family protein: MPEASASLDLPVSAEDVWKLVGGFQSLPDWLPLIVESRPEEGGHVRHLRTADGAVVVERLHSYDAEARTYSYTIVEGPFPVSDYLATLKVEATGDKSCKVTWGGRFKPVGISDAEAEALFKGVYEGGLEALKAHYQA, translated from the coding sequence ATGCCTGAAGCAAGCGCAAGCCTGGACCTGCCGGTGTCGGCAGAGGATGTATGGAAACTGGTCGGCGGCTTTCAGAGCCTGCCCGACTGGCTGCCGCTGATTGTCGAGTCACGCCCGGAGGAGGGCGGCCATGTGCGCCACCTGCGCACCGCCGACGGCGCCGTGGTGGTCGAACGCCTGCACAGCTACGACGCCGAGGCGCGCACCTACAGCTACACCATCGTCGAAGGGCCGTTTCCGGTCAGCGACTACCTGGCCACCCTCAAGGTCGAGGCCACCGGTGACAAAAGCTGCAAGGTCACCTGGGGCGGCCGCTTCAAGCCGGTCGGGATCAGCGACGCCGAGGCCGAGGCCTTGTTCAAGGGGGTCTACGAAGGCGGCCTGGAGGCCTTGAAGGCGCATTATCAGGCGTGA